From a single Miscanthus floridulus cultivar M001 chromosome 8, ASM1932011v1, whole genome shotgun sequence genomic region:
- the LOC136476322 gene encoding BTB/POZ and MATH domain-containing protein 2-like isoform X2 — MTRITASQLRPFHFGSGSFGRAIPQDRRLVRRCRRLLRPCSQIRVAPPNQERGSDPQSARACTAIVVSEVPHGHGSMMMTQQVKTASTCPPPETAQGTHVFDILGYSKHRGMGADYFIRSGVFNVASHQWVIFFYPDGYGEELAGGFDFVSAYLRLLSTSGKVRASCDLRLVNPATGVSTSVHPTLVIMRELDPEKDKVVCHCMCIGRGELEGTYVKNDRLTMECVVTVRKEPRVSKSRTFPSIRVPLSNLKRQLADLLESREGADVTFSVAGETFAAHRLVLAMRSPVFKAELCGPMREVGMGTRPIVIEDMQPDVFRAMLYFVYTDSMDHNDDLSRDYHSKNCDMVRHLLVAADRYAIERLKLICQSILCNNLDVQNVATTLALGDQHHCDKLKHACVEFMCCSNNVQDVVATQGYMDLAKTSPSVLADAMARMSKVSKKVMQEHCKPKMDPSDSLVD, encoded by the exons ATGACTAGAATCACAGCGAGTCAGTTACGGCCGTTTCATTTCGGAAGTGGGAGTTTTGGACGTGCGATTCCACAAGATCGTCGCCTTGTTCGCCGCTGTCGCCGTCTCCTCCGGCCGTGTTCTCAG ATCCGTGTCGCGCCGCCGAACCAAGAACGGGGATCGGATCCACAGAGCGCGCGCGCTTGCACTGCTATCGTCGT GTCTGAGGTCCCCCACGGCCACGGCAGCATGATGATGACCCAGCAGGTGAAGACGGCGTCGACTTGCCCGCCGCCGGAGACGGCGCAGGGCACGCACGTGTTCGACATCCTCGGGTACAGCAAGCACCGGGGGATGGGCGCCGACTACTTCATCAGATCCGGCGTGTTCAACGTGGCCAGCCACCAGTGGGTGATCTTCTTCTACCCCGACGGCTACGGCGAGGAGCTGGCCGGGGGCTTCGACTTCGTCTCGGCGTACCTCCGCCTCCTCAGCACGAGCGGCAAGGTGCGCGCCTCCTGCGACCTCCGCCTGGTCAACCCCGCCACGGGGGTGTCCACGTCGGTGCACCCGACGCTGGTCATCATGAGGGAGCTGGACCCGGAGAAGGACAAGGTGGTCTGCCACTGCATGTGCATCGGCCGCGGCGAGCTCGAGGGCACGTACGTGAAGAACGACCGCCTCACCATGGAGTGCGTGGTCACCGTCAGGAAGGAGCCCCGGGTGTCCAAGTCCAGGACCTTCCCCAGCATCCGGGTGCCGCTGTCCAACCTCAAGCGGCAGCTCGCCGACCTGCTGGAGAGCAGGGAAGGTGCCGACGTCACGTTCAGCGTCGCCGGCGAGACGTTCGCGGCGCACAGGCTCGTGCTCGCCATGCGGTCGCCGGTGTTCAAGGCGGAGCTCTGCGGCCCCATGAGAGAGGTGGGGATGGGGACGCGGCCCATCGTCATCGAGGACATGCAGCCTGACGTCTTCAGAGCGATGCTCTACTTCGTCTACACGGACTCCATGGATCACAACGACGATCTCTCCAGAGACTATCACAGCAAGAACTGCGACATGGTCCGGCACTTGCTGGTGGCGGCGGATAGGTACGCCATCGAGAGGCTGAAGCTGATCTGCCAGAGCATCCTCTGCAACAACCTTGACGTGCAGAACGTGGCGACGACGCTGGCCTTGGGTGATCAGCATCACTGCGACAAGCTCAAGCATGCTTGTGTTGAGTTTATGTGTTGTTCGAATAATGTGCAAGATGTCGTGGCGACCCAAGGGTACATGGATCTTGCGAAAACTTCGCCTTCTGTGCTAGCCGATGCAATGGCTAGGATGAGTAAGGTCAGCAAAAAGGTGATGCAAGAGCACTGCAAGCCCAAGATGGATCCATCTGATAGCCTAGTTGATTAG
- the LOC136476322 gene encoding BTB/POZ and MATH domain-containing protein 2-like isoform X1, producing MTRITASQLRPFHFGSGSFGRAIPQDRRLVRRCRRLLRPCSQIRVAPPNQERGSDPQSARACTAIVVLIPLSLSLSLSLSLSDPLPGTGRSEVPHGHGSMMMTQQVKTASTCPPPETAQGTHVFDILGYSKHRGMGADYFIRSGVFNVASHQWVIFFYPDGYGEELAGGFDFVSAYLRLLSTSGKVRASCDLRLVNPATGVSTSVHPTLVIMRELDPEKDKVVCHCMCIGRGELEGTYVKNDRLTMECVVTVRKEPRVSKSRTFPSIRVPLSNLKRQLADLLESREGADVTFSVAGETFAAHRLVLAMRSPVFKAELCGPMREVGMGTRPIVIEDMQPDVFRAMLYFVYTDSMDHNDDLSRDYHSKNCDMVRHLLVAADRYAIERLKLICQSILCNNLDVQNVATTLALGDQHHCDKLKHACVEFMCCSNNVQDVVATQGYMDLAKTSPSVLADAMARMSKVSKKVMQEHCKPKMDPSDSLVD from the exons ATGACTAGAATCACAGCGAGTCAGTTACGGCCGTTTCATTTCGGAAGTGGGAGTTTTGGACGTGCGATTCCACAAGATCGTCGCCTTGTTCGCCGCTGTCGCCGTCTCCTCCGGCCGTGTTCTCAG ATCCGTGTCGCGCCGCCGAACCAAGAACGGGGATCGGATCCACAGAGCGCGCGCGCTTGCACTGCTATCGTCGTGTtgattcctctctctctctctctctctctctctctctctctctctgacccTCTCCCTGGCACTGGCAGGTCTGAGGTCCCCCACGGCCACGGCAGCATGATGATGACCCAGCAGGTGAAGACGGCGTCGACTTGCCCGCCGCCGGAGACGGCGCAGGGCACGCACGTGTTCGACATCCTCGGGTACAGCAAGCACCGGGGGATGGGCGCCGACTACTTCATCAGATCCGGCGTGTTCAACGTGGCCAGCCACCAGTGGGTGATCTTCTTCTACCCCGACGGCTACGGCGAGGAGCTGGCCGGGGGCTTCGACTTCGTCTCGGCGTACCTCCGCCTCCTCAGCACGAGCGGCAAGGTGCGCGCCTCCTGCGACCTCCGCCTGGTCAACCCCGCCACGGGGGTGTCCACGTCGGTGCACCCGACGCTGGTCATCATGAGGGAGCTGGACCCGGAGAAGGACAAGGTGGTCTGCCACTGCATGTGCATCGGCCGCGGCGAGCTCGAGGGCACGTACGTGAAGAACGACCGCCTCACCATGGAGTGCGTGGTCACCGTCAGGAAGGAGCCCCGGGTGTCCAAGTCCAGGACCTTCCCCAGCATCCGGGTGCCGCTGTCCAACCTCAAGCGGCAGCTCGCCGACCTGCTGGAGAGCAGGGAAGGTGCCGACGTCACGTTCAGCGTCGCCGGCGAGACGTTCGCGGCGCACAGGCTCGTGCTCGCCATGCGGTCGCCGGTGTTCAAGGCGGAGCTCTGCGGCCCCATGAGAGAGGTGGGGATGGGGACGCGGCCCATCGTCATCGAGGACATGCAGCCTGACGTCTTCAGAGCGATGCTCTACTTCGTCTACACGGACTCCATGGATCACAACGACGATCTCTCCAGAGACTATCACAGCAAGAACTGCGACATGGTCCGGCACTTGCTGGTGGCGGCGGATAGGTACGCCATCGAGAGGCTGAAGCTGATCTGCCAGAGCATCCTCTGCAACAACCTTGACGTGCAGAACGTGGCGACGACGCTGGCCTTGGGTGATCAGCATCACTGCGACAAGCTCAAGCATGCTTGTGTTGAGTTTATGTGTTGTTCGAATAATGTGCAAGATGTCGTGGCGACCCAAGGGTACATGGATCTTGCGAAAACTTCGCCTTCTGTGCTAGCCGATGCAATGGCTAGGATGAGTAAGGTCAGCAAAAAGGTGATGCAAGAGCACTGCAAGCCCAAGATGGATCCATCTGATAGCCTAGTTGATTAG
- the LOC136476322 gene encoding BTB/POZ and MATH domain-containing protein 2-like isoform X3 — protein MMMTQQVKTASTCPPPETAQGTHVFDILGYSKHRGMGADYFIRSGVFNVASHQWVIFFYPDGYGEELAGGFDFVSAYLRLLSTSGKVRASCDLRLVNPATGVSTSVHPTLVIMRELDPEKDKVVCHCMCIGRGELEGTYVKNDRLTMECVVTVRKEPRVSKSRTFPSIRVPLSNLKRQLADLLESREGADVTFSVAGETFAAHRLVLAMRSPVFKAELCGPMREVGMGTRPIVIEDMQPDVFRAMLYFVYTDSMDHNDDLSRDYHSKNCDMVRHLLVAADRYAIERLKLICQSILCNNLDVQNVATTLALGDQHHCDKLKHACVEFMCCSNNVQDVVATQGYMDLAKTSPSVLADAMARMSKVSKKVMQEHCKPKMDPSDSLVD, from the coding sequence ATGATGATGACCCAGCAGGTGAAGACGGCGTCGACTTGCCCGCCGCCGGAGACGGCGCAGGGCACGCACGTGTTCGACATCCTCGGGTACAGCAAGCACCGGGGGATGGGCGCCGACTACTTCATCAGATCCGGCGTGTTCAACGTGGCCAGCCACCAGTGGGTGATCTTCTTCTACCCCGACGGCTACGGCGAGGAGCTGGCCGGGGGCTTCGACTTCGTCTCGGCGTACCTCCGCCTCCTCAGCACGAGCGGCAAGGTGCGCGCCTCCTGCGACCTCCGCCTGGTCAACCCCGCCACGGGGGTGTCCACGTCGGTGCACCCGACGCTGGTCATCATGAGGGAGCTGGACCCGGAGAAGGACAAGGTGGTCTGCCACTGCATGTGCATCGGCCGCGGCGAGCTCGAGGGCACGTACGTGAAGAACGACCGCCTCACCATGGAGTGCGTGGTCACCGTCAGGAAGGAGCCCCGGGTGTCCAAGTCCAGGACCTTCCCCAGCATCCGGGTGCCGCTGTCCAACCTCAAGCGGCAGCTCGCCGACCTGCTGGAGAGCAGGGAAGGTGCCGACGTCACGTTCAGCGTCGCCGGCGAGACGTTCGCGGCGCACAGGCTCGTGCTCGCCATGCGGTCGCCGGTGTTCAAGGCGGAGCTCTGCGGCCCCATGAGAGAGGTGGGGATGGGGACGCGGCCCATCGTCATCGAGGACATGCAGCCTGACGTCTTCAGAGCGATGCTCTACTTCGTCTACACGGACTCCATGGATCACAACGACGATCTCTCCAGAGACTATCACAGCAAGAACTGCGACATGGTCCGGCACTTGCTGGTGGCGGCGGATAGGTACGCCATCGAGAGGCTGAAGCTGATCTGCCAGAGCATCCTCTGCAACAACCTTGACGTGCAGAACGTGGCGACGACGCTGGCCTTGGGTGATCAGCATCACTGCGACAAGCTCAAGCATGCTTGTGTTGAGTTTATGTGTTGTTCGAATAATGTGCAAGATGTCGTGGCGACCCAAGGGTACATGGATCTTGCGAAAACTTCGCCTTCTGTGCTAGCCGATGCAATGGCTAGGATGAGTAAGGTCAGCAAAAAGGTGATGCAAGAGCACTGCAAGCCCAAGATGGATCCATCTGATAGCCTAGTTGATTAG